The following coding sequences lie in one Cyanobacterium sp. Dongsha4 genomic window:
- the rplB gene encoding 50S ribosomal protein L2: MGVRTYRPYTPGRRQAVSSDFSEITKSTPEKSLTKYIHRKKGRNNRGVITSRHRGGGHKKLYRIIDFKRDKRDIKAEVLAIEYDPNRNARIALVQYEDGEKRYILAPAGIQVGATIIASETAPYEVGNALPLEKIPLGTEVHNIELTRGKGGQIVRAAGGFAQLMAKDGDYVTLRLPSKEVRMVRKECYATIGRVGNIEARNLKLGKAGKSRHLGIRPHVRGSAMNPCDHPHGGGEGRAPIGRSGPVSPWGQPALGKKTRKKKKLSNKYIVRRRNAGKGK, encoded by the coding sequence ATGGGTGTTCGTACATATAGACCATATACACCGGGTCGAAGACAAGCGGTATCTTCCGACTTTTCGGAAATTACCAAAAGTACTCCGGAAAAATCACTAACTAAATATATTCATCGTAAAAAAGGTCGTAACAACCGAGGAGTAATTACCTCTCGTCATCGTGGCGGTGGTCATAAAAAACTCTATCGTATTATTGACTTTAAAAGAGATAAGCGAGACATCAAAGCTGAAGTCTTAGCCATCGAATACGATCCTAACCGCAACGCTCGTATTGCCTTAGTGCAGTATGAAGACGGTGAAAAAAGATACATCCTCGCCCCCGCAGGAATCCAAGTAGGTGCAACCATCATCGCCAGTGAAACTGCACCCTATGAAGTTGGAAACGCTTTACCCCTCGAAAAAATTCCCCTCGGTACAGAAGTTCACAACATTGAACTCACCAGAGGTAAAGGTGGTCAAATCGTCCGTGCGGCTGGTGGTTTTGCTCAATTAATGGCAAAAGATGGTGACTATGTTACTCTCAGACTTCCTTCTAAAGAAGTGCGTATGGTGCGTAAAGAATGCTATGCCACCATTGGTAGAGTCGGTAACATCGAAGCCAGAAACCTCAAATTGGGTAAAGCGGGTAAGAGTCGTCACTTAGGTATCAGACCTCATGTCCGAGGAAGTGCGATGAACCCTTGCGATCACCCTCATGGTGGTGGGGAAGGACGTGCGCCTATCGGTCGTTCTGGACCTGTTTCTCCTTGGGGTCAACCTGCATTAGGTAAGAAAACCCGTAAGAAGAAAAAACTCAGCAATAAATACATTGTTCGCCGTC
- a CDS encoding 50S ribosomal protein L23 yields MANSRYGKTTKVRKTTAELADIVIRPIVTEKATYMMEDNKYVFEVVKTSTKPEIRAAIESLFDVKVVKVNTMNQPRKQRRVGQNVGYKPQYKKAIVTLAEGDSLQSTFFPDL; encoded by the coding sequence GTGGCGAATAGCAGATACGGAAAAACAACCAAAGTCAGAAAAACTACTGCTGAACTTGCTGATATTGTCATCCGTCCTATTGTGACTGAAAAAGCCACCTATATGATGGAAGATAATAAGTATGTTTTTGAAGTAGTTAAAACATCAACCAAACCAGAAATCAGAGCTGCGATCGAGAGCTTATTTGATGTAAAGGTAGTTAAAGTTAACACCATGAATCAACCCCGTAAACAACGTCGTGTTGGTCAAAATGTTGGCTACAAACCCCAATACAAAAAAGCGATCGTCACTTTAGCAGAAGGTGATTCTCTGCAAAGCACATTCTTCCCTGATTTATAA
- the rplD gene encoding 50S ribosomal protein L4, giving the protein MVNCVVKNWQGEQVGETTLEMKVAKAETAEHIVHRALVRQLHNQRQGTVSSKTRAEVRGGGRKPWRQKGTGRARAGSIRSPLWRGGGVIFGPKPRDFDMKMNRKERKLAIRTAFMDRVEDLIVVENFDQIETPKTKEVISALTRFGVEKDAKVLIVVNDSIPENLYLSARNLPTVKMIKHDCLNVYDILYADKIVATSEAITKIQEVYCGE; this is encoded by the coding sequence ATGGTTAATTGTGTAGTCAAAAATTGGCAAGGAGAGCAAGTAGGCGAAACTACTTTAGAGATGAAAGTCGCTAAAGCAGAAACCGCTGAACATATTGTTCATCGTGCCTTAGTTCGTCAACTACATAATCAGCGTCAGGGTACTGTTTCCTCTAAAACTAGAGCAGAAGTTAGAGGGGGTGGACGTAAACCCTGGAGGCAAAAAGGAACTGGTAGAGCAAGAGCAGGTTCGATCCGATCGCCCCTTTGGCGTGGTGGTGGTGTCATCTTTGGACCTAAACCCAGAGATTTCGACATGAAAATGAACCGTAAGGAAAGAAAATTAGCCATCAGAACCGCTTTTATGGATCGTGTGGAAGATTTAATCGTGGTAGAAAACTTCGATCAAATTGAAACCCCGAAAACCAAAGAAGTAATATCTGCCCTCACCCGTTTTGGTGTGGAAAAAGATGCAAAGGTTTTGATCGTTGTTAATGATTCTATCCCTGAAAATCTCTACTTATCAGCTCGTAATTTGCCCACCGTCAAAATGATTAAACACGATTGTTTAAATGTTTATGATATTTTGTACGCTGACAAAATTGTAGCTACCTCTGAGGCAATAACCAAAATACAGGAGGTTTACTGTGGCGAATAG
- the rplC gene encoding 50S ribosomal protein L3 codes for MSLGVLGTKLGMTTIFDTETGNAIPVTVIQAGPCRVTQIKTQEKDGYTALQIGYDELPDRKRTLNTKEPREINKYLTAPEAGHLATKGLPALRHLKEYRLDDVSGYELGQTIGADFFSEGQIVDVGGKTIGRGFAGYQKRHNFKRGNMTHGSKNHRLPGSTGAGTTPGRTYPGKRMAGRYGNTQIKVRKLTVVKIDSERNLILVKGSIPGKPGNLVSITPATIVGQQ; via the coding sequence GTGAGCTTAGGCGTACTCGGTACAAAGCTCGGTATGACTACCATTTTTGACACAGAAACAGGAAACGCAATCCCTGTAACTGTTATTCAAGCTGGTCCATGTCGAGTTACTCAAATTAAAACACAAGAAAAAGACGGTTATACCGCTTTACAGATAGGATACGACGAGTTACCAGATCGTAAACGTACCTTAAACACAAAAGAACCTAGAGAAATCAATAAATATCTCACCGCTCCTGAAGCAGGTCATTTGGCTACTAAAGGACTTCCTGCATTACGCCATTTGAAAGAATATCGTCTCGATGATGTTTCTGGTTATGAACTAGGACAAACCATCGGTGCTGATTTCTTCTCTGAAGGGCAGATAGTGGATGTTGGTGGTAAAACCATCGGTAGAGGTTTTGCTGGTTATCAAAAGCGTCATAACTTCAAAAGAGGTAATATGACTCACGGTTCTAAAAACCATCGCTTACCCGGTTCGACTGGTGCAGGTACAACTCCCGGACGTACTTACCCCGGTAAGAGAATGGCAGGACGTTATGGTAATACTCAAATTAAAGTCCGTAAATTAACTGTAGTCAAAATTGATTCTGAACGCAATTTAATCTTAGTTAAAGGATCAATCCCCGGTAAACCCGGAAACTTAGTTAGTATCACCCCTGCAACCATTGTAGGTCAACAGTAA
- a CDS encoding SOS response-associated peptidase — protein sequence MCGRFVLSVSSVSIKQTFSLKSCPIFSPSYNVAPTQKILAILEEEESSLNPLSENKKWKPHFLHWGLIPSWAKNSKNSSNLINARLETLGVKPSFKQAFSRRRCLIPANGFYEWNREVYGKNPLLFYKHNREVFAFAGLWEKWQSPTGEIIESATIINTQARGIMAEIHPRMPIILKKCAYQIWLNNSIQDPTLLSDILQSNLEDNLHFHIVSEAVNSVKNNYPELLKPEKVSKCKQLSLF from the coding sequence ATGTGCGGTCGATTTGTTCTTTCCGTTTCTTCTGTTTCCATTAAACAAACTTTTTCTTTGAAGAGTTGCCCTATTTTCTCTCCCAGTTACAATGTAGCACCTACTCAAAAAATACTGGCGATTTTAGAAGAAGAAGAATCTTCATTAAATCCACTTTCTGAAAATAAAAAATGGAAGCCTCATTTTCTTCATTGGGGATTAATTCCTTCTTGGGCAAAAAATAGTAAAAATTCATCAAATTTGATTAATGCTAGGTTGGAAACTCTGGGGGTAAAACCGTCTTTTAAACAGGCTTTTTCTCGGCGAAGATGTTTGATTCCTGCGAATGGTTTTTACGAGTGGAATAGAGAAGTTTATGGTAAAAATCCTCTATTATTTTATAAGCATAATAGGGAGGTATTTGCTTTTGCTGGATTATGGGAAAAGTGGCAATCTCCTACAGGAGAAATCATTGAAAGTGCGACGATTATTAATACTCAAGCAAGAGGAATTATGGCAGAAATTCACCCTCGAATGCCTATTATTTTGAAGAAATGTGCTTATCAAATTTGGTTAAACAACAGTATTCAAGATCCAACATTATTATCAGATATTTTGCAGTCTAATTTGGAAGATAATTTACATTTTCATATTGTTAGTGAAGCGGTTAATTCTGTTAAAAATAATTATCCTGAGTTACTCAAACCAGAAAAAGTTAGTAAATGTAAGCAACTAAGTTTATTTTAG
- a CDS encoding cation:proton antiporter: protein MINFSVPNLFFATATEADKAPLVLTGVLLTLAIIYITSKLGGELSRLVNLPPVLGELVGGVIVGVSALNLVVFPETSEASSSQIMNFLQFFTPMNPEFLSEIFASQSEVISVLAELGVVVLLFEIGLESDLRELKSVGSQAAIVAVVGVVAPFALGTVGLIYFFHFPTIPAIFAGAALTATSIGITSKVLSELGYLKAKEGQIIVGAAVIDDVLGIIVLAVVASLAKTGEVNLTQVILLIVSASAFLIGSILLGKFFNQSFMAIADKLKTRGNLVIPAFTFALLMAFLANVIHLEAILGAFAAGLVLDETDKRKELDKQVIPIADVIVPVFFVTVGARVDLSVLNPLIPENRAGLAIASFLIVVAIIGKVITGWAVFGQPNINRLAIGIGMIPRGEVGLVFAGIGSTSGVLSKPLEAAIIIMVILTTFLAPPLLKLVLKKPETEVSTTDNSLKELTSTK, encoded by the coding sequence ATGATTAATTTTTCTGTACCAAATTTATTTTTTGCAACGGCAACGGAAGCTGATAAAGCTCCTTTGGTTTTGACAGGGGTTTTGCTCACTCTTGCTATTATTTATATCACCAGTAAATTAGGCGGTGAGTTGTCCCGTTTAGTTAATCTTCCCCCTGTTTTAGGCGAATTAGTGGGCGGTGTAATAGTTGGGGTTTCGGCTCTCAATCTAGTGGTTTTTCCCGAAACCAGTGAAGCGAGTAGTTCGCAAATCATGAATTTCTTGCAGTTTTTCACTCCTATGAATCCAGAATTTCTCTCAGAGATATTTGCTTCTCAGAGTGAAGTTATTTCGGTTTTAGCAGAGCTAGGAGTGGTGGTTCTACTGTTTGAAATTGGTTTAGAATCTGATCTAAGAGAGCTAAAGTCCGTTGGTTCTCAAGCTGCGATCGTAGCTGTAGTGGGTGTGGTTGCACCTTTTGCTTTAGGTACAGTAGGCTTAATTTACTTTTTCCATTTTCCCACTATTCCCGCTATTTTTGCTGGGGCGGCTTTAACGGCCACCAGTATTGGTATTACTTCTAAGGTATTGTCAGAGTTAGGCTATTTAAAAGCAAAAGAAGGACAAATTATTGTCGGTGCGGCGGTAATTGATGACGTTTTAGGTATCATTGTTTTAGCGGTAGTGGCTAGTTTAGCAAAAACTGGTGAAGTTAATCTCACTCAAGTTATCCTCTTAATTGTTAGTGCCTCGGCTTTCCTTATTGGTTCGATTTTACTCGGTAAATTCTTTAATCAATCCTTCATGGCGATCGCAGATAAGCTCAAAACTAGAGGTAATCTAGTAATTCCTGCTTTCACCTTTGCTTTATTAATGGCATTTTTAGCCAACGTCATTCACTTGGAAGCGATTTTAGGGGCGTTTGCCGCAGGATTAGTATTAGATGAAACCGATAAACGTAAGGAGTTAGATAAACAAGTTATTCCCATTGCCGATGTAATTGTACCTGTTTTCTTCGTTACCGTTGGTGCTAGGGTTGATTTAAGTGTACTTAATCCTCTTATTCCCGAAAACAGAGCAGGACTTGCGATCGCATCTTTCTTAATTGTGGTAGCAATTATTGGTAAAGTTATCACAGGATGGGCAGTATTTGGACAACCCAATATTAATCGTTTAGCCATCGGTATTGGTATGATACCTAGAGGAGAAGTAGGGTTAGTGTTTGCAGGTATTGGTTCAACCAGTGGCGTATTAAGCAAACCTTTAGAAGCGGCTATTATTATTATGGTCATTCTAACCACCTTCTTAGCACCACCTTTGTTAAAATTAGTTCTGAAGAAACCTGAAACAGAAGTTTCAACAACTGATAACTCTCTTAAGGAATTAACTTCAACTAAATAA
- the bicA gene encoding bicarbonate transporter BicA has product MQITNKIHFRNLQGDIFGGLTAAVIALPMALAFGIASGAGASAGLWGAVLVGFFAALFGGTPTLISEPTGPMTVVMTAVIANFAAQENGMAIAFTVVMMAGCFQILFGFLKLGKYVTMMPYTVISGFMSGIGIILIILQTAPFLGQANPKGGVIGTIQNLPNLISNTNPLETILAVLTVVILYVVPSRYRRVVPPQLLALIVGTVVSIIFFGDADIRRIGEIPTGLPALQIPTIDASQFQKMVFDAMVLGMLGCIDALLTSVVADSLTRTEHNSNKELIGQGLGNLFSGLFGGIAGAGATMGTVVNIQTGGRTALSGLTRAFVLFIIVVWAAPLTSSIPLAVLAGIALKVGINIMDWGFLRRVHKISWKATAIVYTVIALTVFVDLMVAVGVGVFIANIMTIEKLSELRSKSVKMVSTADDEITLNPEEKQVLDLAGGRVLLFHLDGPMIFGVAKAISREHNAISNYDVLIVDLSQVPLLGVTSSLALENAIQEAVDNGHEVFIVGATGKVRSRLEKLGIAGLIPEYNWMSDRLTALQEGLNVVREKQSNDIDVDPSLSKI; this is encoded by the coding sequence ATGCAAATAACGAATAAAATACATTTTCGAAATTTACAAGGTGATATATTTGGTGGACTAACGGCGGCGGTTATAGCATTACCTATGGCTTTAGCTTTTGGTATTGCTTCTGGTGCAGGAGCTTCGGCTGGTTTGTGGGGTGCTGTATTAGTGGGATTCTTTGCCGCTTTATTTGGTGGCACTCCTACTTTAATCTCTGAGCCTACAGGGCCAATGACTGTGGTGATGACTGCTGTAATTGCTAATTTTGCCGCCCAAGAAAATGGAATGGCGATCGCATTTACAGTAGTGATGATGGCAGGATGTTTTCAAATTCTGTTTGGGTTTTTAAAGTTGGGTAAATATGTCACCATGATGCCCTATACGGTGATTTCTGGTTTCATGTCAGGGATTGGGATAATATTAATTATCTTACAAACTGCACCGTTTTTAGGCCAAGCTAACCCCAAAGGTGGCGTTATTGGTACTATCCAAAACCTTCCTAATTTAATTTCCAATACCAACCCGTTAGAAACCATTTTAGCGGTGTTGACTGTCGTAATTCTTTACGTTGTTCCATCCCGTTATAGAAGAGTTGTACCTCCCCAATTATTAGCTTTAATTGTTGGTACGGTGGTTTCCATCATTTTCTTTGGAGATGCAGATATTCGTCGTATTGGCGAAATTCCCACTGGTTTACCTGCTTTACAAATACCTACTATCGATGCTTCTCAATTCCAGAAAATGGTATTTGATGCCATGGTTTTAGGTATGTTAGGTTGTATCGATGCGTTGTTAACTTCTGTTGTGGCAGATAGCTTAACTCGTACCGAACATAATTCTAACAAAGAGTTAATCGGACAGGGTTTAGGTAACTTATTCTCTGGTTTATTTGGTGGTATTGCTGGTGCAGGAGCAACAATGGGTACAGTTGTAAATATTCAAACCGGTGGACGCACTGCCTTATCTGGTTTAACTCGTGCTTTTGTTTTATTCATTATCGTTGTTTGGGCTGCTCCTTTAACTTCTAGTATTCCTTTGGCAGTATTAGCAGGAATTGCCTTAAAAGTTGGTATCAATATTATGGACTGGGGCTTCTTAAGAAGGGTTCATAAAATTTCTTGGAAAGCAACAGCAATTGTTTACACTGTTATCGCTCTAACGGTATTCGTTGATTTGATGGTGGCTGTCGGTGTTGGTGTGTTTATTGCTAACATTATGACCATTGAAAAATTATCGGAATTACGTTCTAAATCAGTGAAAATGGTTAGTACCGCCGATGATGAAATCACTTTAAATCCAGAAGAAAAACAGGTGTTGGATTTAGCTGGAGGACGTGTATTACTATTCCATTTAGATGGTCCTATGATTTTCGGTGTAGCGAAAGCGATTTCCCGTGAACATAACGCTATCTCTAACTATGATGTTTTAATTGTTGATTTAAGTCAAGTGCCTTTACTCGGTGTTACTTCTTCCCTTGCTTTAGAAAATGCCATTCAAGAAGCGGTGGATAATGGGCATGAAGTGTTTATCGTAGGGGCAACTGGAAAAGTCAGAAGTCGTTTGGAAAAACTTGGTATTGCTGGTTTAATTCCTGAATATAACTGGATGAGCGATCGCCTCACTGCATTACAGGAAGGTTTAAATGTGGTGAGGGAAAAACAAAGCAATGATATTGATGTTGATCCTTCTCTTTCCAAAATTTAG
- a CDS encoding type 1 glutamine amidotransferase yields the protein MQLTIGWLYPKLMSTYGDRGNVICLQRRCQWRDLDVSILALDQESSIASFEEFDLIVGGGAQDRQQEIVMRDLQGEKAQIIKEKLTSGIPGVFTCGSPQLLGKYYEPALGQRIEGLGILDLVTKHPGINVPRCIGNVAFDIVAPTLKADLEEMLGEVPTVVGFENHGGRTYLGDVSPLGKVVSGYGNNGEDGYEGAFYQNAIATYAHGPLLPKNPFLADWLIIKAIEHKYQEKITLNPLDDYLADNGRKAMLKRMLNQ from the coding sequence ATGCAGTTAACTATTGGTTGGCTTTATCCCAAATTAATGAGCACTTATGGCGATCGCGGTAATGTGATTTGTTTACAAAGACGTTGCCAATGGCGAGATTTAGATGTTTCTATTTTAGCCTTAGATCAAGAGAGTTCGATCGCATCTTTTGAGGAATTTGATTTGATAGTGGGAGGAGGGGCGCAGGATAGACAGCAGGAGATTGTGATGCGTGATTTACAGGGAGAAAAAGCCCAAATTATCAAGGAAAAATTAACTTCAGGAATTCCGGGGGTGTTTACTTGTGGTTCTCCTCAATTATTAGGGAAATATTATGAACCTGCTTTGGGGCAAAGGATTGAGGGATTAGGTATTTTAGATTTAGTGACAAAACATCCTGGCATAAATGTACCCCGTTGCATTGGCAATGTGGCTTTTGATATTGTTGCTCCTACTTTAAAAGCAGATTTAGAAGAAATGTTGGGGGAAGTACCTACTGTTGTGGGATTTGAGAATCATGGCGGTAGAACTTATTTAGGAGATGTTTCTCCTTTGGGTAAGGTAGTTAGTGGTTATGGTAATAATGGGGAGGATGGTTATGAAGGGGCTTTTTATCAAAATGCGATCGCAACTTATGCCCATGGGCCTCTTTTACCCAAAAATCCTTTTCTCGCAGATTGGTTAATCATAAAGGCGATCGAACACAAGTACCAAGAAAAAATCACTCTTAATCCCTTAGATGATTATTTAGCCGATAATGGCCGCAAGGCCATGCTTAAAAGAATGTTAAATCAGTAA
- a CDS encoding PstS family phosphate ABC transporter substrate-binding protein, with translation MFKRNFLTGVTKSLIVAGFLGIVSACSNQSSQENRAILIDGSSTVYPVTEAIASNFNQKENAPVEVKVGLSGSIGGFEKFCQGETDINNSSVPIPQRFMEECKKNNIAYIELPIAFDALTVVIHPSNDWANTMTVEELKTLWQPSAENKIENWNQVNSQWPDKTINLFGPDKKSGTFEFFTSAIVGVEDSSRNDYVFSENDEALVQGVIQDPNALAYFGFAYYEQHQDKLKAVAIDNGNGGILPSDETIKNNTYRPLTRPLFIYVDAKKAQDNPALQKFVKFYLAQAQNVVDKVGYLPLPESAYNLALIHFEKNRVGTVFNGKPVLNASINELLTKTYASEDKEGYVY, from the coding sequence ATGTTCAAGAGAAATTTTCTGACGGGGGTAACAAAATCTTTGATTGTTGCCGGTTTTTTAGGTATTGTCTCTGCCTGTAGCAATCAATCTTCTCAGGAAAATCGGGCAATTCTTATTGATGGCTCAAGTACAGTATATCCAGTTACAGAAGCGATCGCATCTAATTTTAATCAAAAAGAAAATGCCCCTGTGGAAGTCAAAGTTGGCTTGTCAGGTTCGATAGGAGGTTTTGAAAAATTTTGTCAAGGGGAAACAGATATAAACAATTCTTCTGTGCCGATACCTCAACGTTTTATGGAAGAATGTAAAAAAAATAATATTGCCTATATTGAATTACCCATTGCTTTTGATGCCTTAACGGTGGTTATTCATCCCAGTAATGATTGGGCAAACACCATGACAGTGGAAGAATTAAAAACTCTCTGGCAACCATCAGCAGAAAACAAAATTGAAAATTGGAATCAGGTAAACAGTCAATGGCCAGATAAGACAATTAATTTATTTGGTCCTGACAAAAAATCTGGTACATTTGAATTTTTCACTTCTGCTATCGTCGGAGTTGAAGATAGTAGCCGTAATGACTATGTATTTAGTGAAAATGATGAGGCTTTAGTTCAGGGTGTAATACAAGACCCTAATGCTTTAGCCTATTTTGGTTTTGCTTATTATGAACAACATCAAGATAAATTAAAAGCAGTAGCCATCGATAACGGTAATGGAGGTATTTTGCCCTCTGACGAAACCATCAAGAATAATACCTATCGCCCTTTGACTCGCCCTTTATTTATTTATGTTGACGCCAAAAAAGCTCAAGATAACCCCGCTTTGCAGAAATTCGTCAAATTTTATCTAGCACAAGCTCAAAATGTTGTTGATAAAGTTGGTTATCTACCCCTACCAGAATCTGCTTATAATTTAGCTTTAATTCACTTTGAAAAGAATCGTGTTGGTACAGTTTTTAATGGCAAACCCGTATTAAATGCTAGTATTAATGAACTTTTAACCAAAACTTATGCCTCTGAGGATAAAGAAGGTTATGTGTATTGA
- a CDS encoding DMT family transporter, with protein MNLKVTSDWSLFKPIILISPFFFWGTAMVAMKSVIPQTTPLFMAGVRIFPAGLLILLVALMLGKFQPISRRGWLWICFFALIDGCCFQGFIGEGLMRTGAGLGSVMIDSQPLAVAIMSRWLFKEVIGFWGWLGLLTGIVGISLIGLPDEWILRGLQGDFTGFNWSWNGLFDNGEWLMLLASLSMAGGTIMIPFVCRHVDAVVATGWHLVIGGLVLFLFSFQYEANQWINLDLNSWLLLSYATIFGSAIAYGVFFFLASKGNLTSLSALTFLTPVFALTFGNLLLEEKLSDLQWQGVWLTLVSIYLINQREKISKFMFRENLYIFWQKLKQIQILNKE; from the coding sequence ATGAATCTCAAGGTAACGTCTGATTGGTCATTATTCAAGCCAATAATTTTAATTTCTCCTTTTTTTTTCTGGGGCACAGCAATGGTAGCAATGAAAAGTGTCATACCCCAAACAACTCCGTTATTTATGGCAGGAGTGAGGATTTTTCCCGCAGGGTTATTAATTTTGTTAGTGGCTTTGATGTTGGGCAAATTTCAACCTATTTCCCGTCGGGGTTGGTTATGGATTTGCTTTTTTGCTTTGATAGATGGTTGCTGTTTTCAAGGGTTTATCGGAGAGGGGTTGATGCGTACTGGTGCTGGTTTGGGTTCTGTGATGATTGACTCTCAACCCTTAGCAGTGGCGATTATGTCTCGTTGGCTATTTAAAGAAGTTATCGGTTTTTGGGGATGGTTAGGCTTATTAACGGGGATTGTGGGTATTAGTTTAATTGGTTTGCCTGATGAATGGATTTTAAGGGGTTTACAAGGGGATTTTACTGGGTTTAATTGGAGTTGGAATGGTTTATTTGATAATGGTGAATGGTTAATGTTATTGGCTTCTTTATCTATGGCTGGAGGCACTATTATGATTCCTTTTGTCTGTCGTCATGTGGATGCAGTGGTAGCGACTGGTTGGCATTTGGTTATTGGTGGTTTAGTTTTATTTTTATTTAGTTTTCAGTATGAAGCGAATCAATGGATTAATCTTGATTTAAACTCATGGCTACTTTTATCTTATGCTACTATTTTTGGAAGTGCGATCGCATATGGGGTATTTTTTTTCCTCGCTTCTAAAGGAAATTTAACTAGCCTTAGTGCTTTAACTTTTTTAACTCCCGTATTTGCCCTAACTTTTGGTAATTTATTACTAGAAGAAAAACTTTCTGATCTACAATGGCAAGGGGTATGGTTAACCTTAGTCAGTATTTATTTGATTAATCAAAGAGAAAAAATCAGTAAATTTATGTTTAGGGAAAACCTGTATATTTTTTGGCAAAAATTAAAACAAATACAAATTCTAAATAAAGAATAA
- the grxC gene encoding glutaredoxin 3 — protein sequence MSNIITKILGQQNSYQAQVEIYTWQTCPYCIGAKLLLWWKGCSYIEYKIDGDDKARQLMIKRAEGKKTVPQIFINNKSIGGCNELYQLENESILDFLLNQSP from the coding sequence ATGTCTAATATTATCACTAAGATTTTAGGTCAACAAAATTCCTATCAAGCACAAGTAGAGATTTATACATGGCAAACTTGCCCCTATTGTATTGGTGCTAAATTATTACTATGGTGGAAAGGATGTAGTTACATTGAATATAAAATTGATGGGGATGACAAAGCAAGACAATTAATGATAAAAAGAGCAGAAGGGAAAAAAACCGTACCTCAAATTTTTATTAATAATAAATCTATCGGTGGTTGCAATGAATTATATCAATTAGAAAATGAGTCAATACTTGATTTTTTACTTAATCAATCTCCATAA
- a CDS encoding pentapeptide repeat-containing protein, whose translation MTADEILRLYDQGERNFSNSDLSREDIIGANLTQIDLNRSNLSWANLSGSDLSGGNLSRADLIHSRFISAKLISVNLSNSNLSYGDLSWTNLNSANLSQADLSYCNLSKSSLINSDFSYANLQNCKLTKANFMGANFTRANLSGADLSGVNLTGADFTRADLSGANLQGCDLEEANLRCADLSKSILRNADLSESILQGVNLENANLRGANFSGAMLKNTNVDHQIKLSKLNIKSPNKNKIIFTGANLQGVVLENAVVKNSIFSYACLFKVNLTEASFHRASMIDAYLSHGDLRGANLRSSALSGVILTGTTMPDGSIHP comes from the coding sequence ATGACAGCCGATGAGATACTTAGATTATATGATCAAGGGGAAAGAAATTTTAGTAATTCTGATTTATCCAGAGAAGATATAATTGGAGCAAACCTAACCCAAATTGACTTAAATAGAAGTAATTTAAGTTGGGCTAATTTAAGTGGAAGTGATTTAAGTGGTGGAAATTTATCTCGTGCTGATTTAATTCATAGTCGTTTTATCAGTGCAAAATTAATCAGCGTAAACTTAAGTAATAGTAATCTTAGTTATGGGGATTTAAGTTGGACAAATTTGAATAGTGCTAATTTATCTCAGGCAGATTTGAGTTACTGTAATTTGAGTAAATCTTCATTAATTAATAGTGATTTTAGTTATGCTAATTTACAAAATTGTAAACTAACAAAAGCTAATTTTATGGGGGCTAATTTTACTAGGGCTAATTTATCGGGGGCAGATTTATCGGGGGTAAATTTAACGGGGGCAGATTTTACACGGGCGGATTTATCAGGGGCAAATCTTCAAGGATGTGATTTAGAGGAAGCTAATTTGCGTTGTGCTGATTTGTCTAAAAGTATTTTACGAAATGCGGATTTGAGTGAAAGTATTTTACAGGGAGTAAATTTAGAAAATGCTAATTTGAGAGGAGCAAATTTCAGTGGTGCAATGTTAAAAAATACTAATGTTGATCATCAAATAAAGTTATCAAAATTAAATATTAAATCTCCTAACAAAAATAAAATTATTTTTACGGGGGCAAATTTACAAGGAGTTGTTTTAGAAAATGCCGTTGTCAAAAATAGTATTTTTAGCTATGCTTGTTTGTTTAAGGTTAATTTAACAGAGGCATCTTTTCACCGTGCAAGTATGATTGATGCTTATTTATCTCATGGAGATTTAAGGGGGGCAAATTTACGTAGTAGTGCTTTAAGTGGTGTTATTTTGACTGGTACAACTATGCCAGATGGTTCAATTCATCCTTAG